One Eptesicus fuscus isolate TK198812 chromosome 11, DD_ASM_mEF_20220401, whole genome shotgun sequence genomic region harbors:
- the SH3BP4 gene encoding SH3 domain-binding protein 4 has product MAAQRIRAANASGLPRCKSEGTLIDLSEGFSETSFNDVKVPSPSALLGDNPTPFGNAKEVIAIKDYCPNNFTTLKFSKGDHLYVLDTSGGEWWYAHNTTEMGYIPSSYVQPLNYRNSTLSDSGMIDNLPDSPEEVAKELDLLGGWTDDKKGSGKTYSNNPFWNGVQTNPFLNGKVPGMPSVDELAPRSTVDLLLFDTGTSSFTGSSPATTNSTGNILDELPAANQLQAEGPVKRDNPFFRSKRSYSLSELSVLQAKSEAPDSSGYFTGLKSPAPEQFQSREDFRAAWLSHRKLARSCHDLDLLGQSPGWGQTQAVETNIVCKLDSSGGSVQLPDTGIGIHVPEGHVARGETQQISMKALLDPPLELNSDRCCTVSPVLEVKLSTLEVKTVIILEMKVSAEVKNDIFSKSTVGLQCLRSDLKEGPYVPIPLTYSYGDTVQVHLDNLEPCMYLAIVAHGPNILYPSTVWDFINKKVTVGLYGPKHIHPSFKTVVTLFGHDCAPKTLLVTEVTRQAPSPAPVALQLWGKHQFVLSRPQDLQVCMFSNMTNYEVRAGDQAKVVRGFQMKLGKVSRLIFPIACQNPSELSDFTLRVQVKDDQEAILTQFCVQTPQPPPKSAIKPSGQRRFLKKNEVGKIILSPFAATTKYPTFQDRPVSSLKFGKLLKTVVRQSKNHYLLEYKKGDAIALLSEEKIRLKGQLWTKEWYIGYHQGKVGLVHARNVLVVGKARPSLLAGPELSTSVLLEQILRPCKFLTYIYASVRTLLMENISSWRSFADALGYGNLPLTFFCRAELDSEPERVASVLEKLKEDCNNAENKDRKSFQKELMMALLKMDCQGLVVRLIQDFVLLTTAVEVAQRWRELAEKLAKVSKQQMDAYESPHRDRNGVVDSEAMWKPAYDFLLTWSHQIGDSYRDVIQELHTGLDRMKNPITKRWKHLTGTLILVNTLDILRAAAFSPADQDDFVI; this is encoded by the exons ATGGCAGCTCAGCGGATCCGAGCCGCCAACGCCAGCGGCCTCCCCCGGTGCAAGTCCGAGGGGACCCTGATCGACCTGAGCGAAGGGTTTTCGGAAACGAGCTTTAATGATGTCAAAG TGCCTTCTCCCAGTGCCTTGCTAGGAGACAATCCCACACCTTTCGGAAATGCAAAGGAAGTGATCGCAATCAAGGACTACTGCCCCAACAACTTCACCACCCTGAAGTTCTCCAAGGGCGACCACCTCTACGTCTTGGACACGTCCGGCGGGGAGTGGTGGTATGCCCACAACACCACGGAGATGGGCTACATCCCCTCCTCCTACGTGCAGCCCCTCAACTACCGGAACTCCACGCTGAGTGACAGCGGGATGATCGACAATCTTCCCGACAGCCCAGAGGAAGTAGCCAAGGAGTTAGATTTGCTCGGAGGATGGACAGATGACAAGAAGGGATCGGGCAAAACCTACAGTAACAACCCTTTCTGGAACGGGGTCCAAACAAACCCATTTCTGAATGGGAAGGTGCCGGGGATGCCCAGTGTGGACGAGCTGGCTCCCAGAAGCACTGTGGACTTGCTGCTCTTTGACACGGGCACGTCTTCCTTCACGGGGTCCAGCCCGGCCACCACGAACAGCACCGGCAACATCCTTGACGAGCTGCCGGCCGCCAACCAGCTCCAGGCCGAGGGGCCCGTCAAGCGGGACAACCCGTTCTTCCGGAGCAAACGTTCCTACAGTCTGTCGGAACTCTCCGTCCTCCAAGCCAAGTCCGAGGCGCCCGACTCATCGGGGTATTTCACGGGCTTGAAGTCCCCGGCCCCCGAGCAGTTCCAGAGCCGGGAGGACTTCCGCGCAGCCTGGCTGAGCCACCGGAAGCTGGCTCGGTCTTGCCACGACCTGGACTTGCTGGGCCAAAGCCCTGGGTGGGGCCAGACCCAAGCAGTGGAGACCAACATCGTGTGCAAGCTGGACAGCTCCGGGGGCTCCGTGCAGCTCCCCGACACCGGCATCGGCATCCATGTGCCGGAAGGCCACGTGGCCCGGGGGGAAACCCAGCAGATCTCCATGAAAGCCCTGCTGGACCCCCCCTTGGAACTCAACAGCGACCGCTGCTGCACCGTCAGCCCGGTGCTGGAGGTGAAGCTGAGCACCCTGGAGGTGAAAACCGTCATCATCTTGGAGATGAAAGTTTCAGCCGAGGTGAAAAACGACATTTTCAGCAAAAGCACCGTGGGCCTGCAGTGCCTGAGGAGCGACCTGAAGGAAGGGCCGTATGTCCCCATCCCCCTCACCTACAGCTACGGGGACACGGTCCAGGTGCACCTGGACAACCTGGAGCCCTGTATGTACCTGGCCATCGTGGCCCACGGACCGAACATTCTCTACCCTTCCACCGTGTGGGACTTCATCAATAAAAAAGTCACGGTGGGTCTCTACGGCCCCAAACACATTCACCCGTCCTTCAAGACAGTGGTGACCCTTTTTGGGCATGATTGTGCCCCAAAGACTCTCCTGGTCACCGAGGTCACccgccaggcccccagccccgcgcccgTGGCCCTGCAGCTCTGGGGTAAGCACCAGTTCGTCTTGTCCAGGCCCCAGGACCTCCAGGTCTGCATGTTTTCCAACATGACAAACTACGAGGTCAGAGCCGGCGACCAGGCCAAAGTCGTGAGAGggttccagatgaagctgggcaAGGTGAGCCGCCTCATCTTCCCCATCGCCTGCCAGAACCCCAGCGAGCTCTCCGACTTCACCCTGAGGGTCCAGGTGAAGGACGACCAGGAGGCCATCCTCACCCAGTTTTGCGTCCAGACGCCCCAGCCGCCCCCCAAAAGTGCCATCAAGCCGTCCGGGCAGAGACGGTTCCTCAAGAAGAACGAGGTCGGGAAGATCATTCTGTCCCCGTTCGCCGCCACCACCAAGTACCCGACCTTTCAGGACCGCCCCGTGTCCAGCCTCAAGTTCGGCAAGCTGCTCAAGACCGTGGTCCGGCAGAGCAAGAACCACTACCTGCTGGAGTACAAGAAGGGCGACGCCATCGCCCTGCTCAGCGAGGAGAAGATCCGGCTGAAGGGGCAGCTGTGGACCAAGGAGTGGTACATCGGCTACCACCAGGGCAAGGTGGGCCTGGTGCACGCCAGGAACGTGCTGGTGGTGGGCAAGGCCCGGCCCAGCCTCCTGGCGGGGCCCGAGCTCAGCACCTCGGTGCTGCTGGAGCAGATCCTGCGGCCCTGCAAGTTCCTCACCTACATCTACGCCTCCGTCAGGACGCTGCTCATGGAGAACATCAGCAGCTGGCGCTCCTTCGCCGACGCCCTGGGCTACGGGAACCTGCCGCTCACCTTCTTCTGCCGAGCGGAGCTGGACAGCGAGCCCGAGCGGGTGGCGTCCGTCCTGGAGAAGCTGAAGGAGGACTGTAACAACGCGGAGAACAAGGACCGGAAGTCCTTCCAGAAGGAGCTCATGATG gccttgCTGAAGATGGACTGCCAGGGCCTGGTGGTCCGGCTCATCCAGGACTTTGTGCTCCTGACCACGGCTGTCGAGGTGGCGCAGCGCTGGAGGGAGCTGGCCGAGAAGCTCGCCAAGGTGTCCAAGCAGCAGATGGACGCATATGAGTCTCCCCACCGGGACAGGAACGGGGTCGTGGACAGCGAG GCCATGTGGAAGCCCGCGTATGACTTTCTACTGACCTGGAGCCACCAGATCGGGGACAGCTACCGGGACGTCATCCAGGAGCTGCACACCGGCCTGGACAGGATGAAGAACCCCATCACCAAGCGCTGGAAGCACCTCACGGGCACCCTCATCCTCGTGAACACCCTGGACATCCTGCGAGCGGCTGCCTTCAGTCCTGCCGACCAGGACGACTTTGTGATTTGA